From a region of the Triticum aestivum cultivar Chinese Spring chromosome 7D, IWGSC CS RefSeq v2.1, whole genome shotgun sequence genome:
- the LOC123164164 gene encoding MACPF domain-containing protein At1g14780 isoform X1: MHRQLQIGHRSRWPFPGSTSQATRDGQLDAPHALDALRNRRPLIRSIFIARLAARFVDWFMVGRAMARARAVTGGSEEMAAAVASAVSCLGTGVDMAGDLRLKHCKAAEGCLVARSGGKAAAVPVPGIGAVTDVPADVMCGKGNRVRIRSDVLEFNKMTELFNGRSSVAGKIPSGLFNACFGLDGGSWAQDASSTKCLALDGYFISLLDLRLDCRPLALADRVVADVPATWDPSAIASFIQKYGTHIVVGVSMGGQDVVYVKQDKSSLLPESEIKEHLEKLGDQLFTGTCPMPPSHCKSRDNKTKVPEAFNVFDAQLTQPRVEGMTSQVACKELMQGVTVIHSKRGGDTAARSHAEWLLTVPAKPDAIGFKLVPLTSLLKGVSGLGFLSHAINLYLRYKPPVEDLRYFLDFQHHRSWAPVLSDLPLALCSNRQGASQALHFSLVGSKLHVNSNQVIIPNLPVTGMRLHLEGKKNNRLGLHLQHLANTPTFIKGRRDKPPIWRGSETVSDERYHEPVQRRMFAHVCTAPVKYDPNWCSAHRRTAYIVSGVQLHVRAHDSTTVLHLRLLYTELAGYAVVQSKWAHNTGRLSGKGGFLSKSLGVAASSGAAERDRQEPARVNVDSGVFAGGPPVPVGDQKLLKFVDTSQVTMGPQDSPGHWLVTGAKLDAEKGKISLHVKFSLLAPVS; the protein is encoded by the exons ATGCATCGGCAGCTCCAAATCGGCCATCGCAGTCGCTGGCCGTTTCCAGGCAGCACGAGCCAAGCCACGAGAGACGGACAATTGGATGCACCACATGCGCTTGACGCCTTGAGAAACCGCCGTCCATTGATCCGGTCCATTTTCATTGCGCGCCTAGCAGCAAGGTTTGTTGATTGGTTCATGGTGGGACGAGCGATGGCCAGGGCCAGGGCGGTGACCGGCGGCAGcgaggagatggcggcggcggtggcgagcgcGGTGAGCTGCCTCGGCACGGGGGTCGACATGGCGGGCGACCTGCGGCTGAAGCACTGCAAGGCTGCGGAAGGATGCCTCGTCGCCAGGAGCGGCGGAAAGGCGGCGGCGGTCCCCGTGCCGGGGATCGGCGCGGTGACCGACGTGCCGGCGGACGTCATGTGCGGCAAGGGCAACCGGGTCAGGATCAGGTCCGACGTCCTCGAGTTCAACAAG ATGACGGAGCTGTTCAACGGCCGGAGCTCGGTGGCGGGGAAGATCCCGTCGGGGCTTTTCAACGCGTGCTTCGGCCTGGACGGCGGCTCCTGGGCGCAGGACGCCTCCAGCACCAAGTGCCTGGCGCTCGACGGCTACTTCATCTCCCTCCTCGACCTCCGCCTCGACTGCCGGCCGCTCGCGCTCGCCGACCGCGTCGTCGCCGACGTGCCCGCCACCTGGGACCCGTCAGCCATAGCAAG TTTCATCCAGAAGTACGGGACGCATATCGTCGTCGGGGTGAGCATGGGCGGCCAGGATGTGGTCTACGTGAAGCAGGACAAGTCGTCGCTGCTACCGGAGTCCGAGATCAAGGAGCACCTAGAGAAGCTAGGCGACCAGCTCTTCACCGGGACATGTCCCATGCCTCCTTCACACTGCAAGTCCAGAGATAACAAGACCAAG GTCCCTGAGGCCTTCAACGTGTTTGATGCCCAGTTAACACAGCCTAGGGTCGAAGGAATGACTAGTCAAGTCGCATGCAAAGAG CTGATGCAGGGTGTGACGGTGATACACTCCAAGAGGGGAGGGGACACGGCGGCGAGGAGCCACGCCGAGTGGCTGCTCACGGTGCCGGCAAAGCCGGATGCGATCGGCTTCAAGCTTGTGCCACTGACATCCCTTCTCAAGGGAGTGTCGGGCCTGGGCTTCCTCTCTCATGCCATAAACCTCTACCTGAGAT ACAAACCTCCAGTAGAAGATTTGAGGTACTTCCTTGACTTCCAGCACCACAGGTCGTGGGCCCCTGTGCTCAGTGACCTACCACTCGCTCTATGTTCGAACCGTCAGGGCGCGAGCCAAGCCTTGCACTTCAGCCTTGTGGGATCAAAGCTCCATGTCAACTCAAACCAG GTTATCATTCCAAACTTGCCGGTCACCGGGATGAGACTGCATCTAGAGGGCAAGAAGAACAACAG GCTAGGCCTCCACCTGCAGCATCTAGCGAACACCCCAACATTCATCAAGGGACGTCGAGACAAGCCGCCGATATGGCGCGGGTCGGAGACGGTCTCCGACGAGCGGTACCACGAGCCGGTGCAGCGGAGGATGTTCGCCCACGTCTGCACCGCGCCGGTGAAGTACGACCCCAACTGGTGCAGCGCGCACCGGCGGACCGCGTACATCGTGTCCGGCGTGCAGCTGCACGTCAGGGCCCACGACTCGACCACCGTGCTGCACCTCAGGCTCCTGTACACCGAGCTGGCAGGGTACGCCGTGGTGCAGTCCAAATGGGCGCACAACACGGGGAGGCTTTCGGGTAAAGGGGGCTTCCTGTCGAAGTCGTTAGGGGTGGCGGCGTCTTCGGGCGCCGCTGAGAGAGACCGGCAGGAACCGGCGAGAGTCAACGTCGACTCGGGCGTGTTCGCCGGAgggccgccggtgcccgtcggcgaCCAGAAGCTGCTCAAGTTTGTTGACACGTCTCAGGTTACCATGGGGCCGCAGGACTCCCCTGGACACTGGCTGGTCACAGGTGCAAAGCTTGATGCCGAGAAGGGGAAGATCTCACTCCATGTCAAGTTCTCACTGCTGGCTCCagtttcttga
- the LOC123164164 gene encoding MACPF domain-containing protein At1g14780 isoform X2 — MHRQLQIGHRSRWPFPGSTSQATRDGQLDAPHALDALRNRRPLIRSIFIARLAARFVDWFMVGRAMARARAVTGGSEEMAAAVASAVSCLGTGVDMAGDLRLKHCKAAEGCLVARSGGKAAAVPVPGIGAVTDVPADVMCGKGNRVRIRSDVLEFNKMTELFNGRSSVAGKIPSGLFNACFGLDGGSWAQDASSTKCLALDGYFISLLDLRLDCRPLALADRVVADVPATWDPSAIASFIQKYGTHIVVGVSMGGQDVVYVKQDKSSLLPESEIKEHLEKLGDQLFTGTCPMPPSHCKSRDNKTKVPEAFNVFDAQLTQPRVEGMTSQVACKEGVTVIHSKRGGDTAARSHAEWLLTVPAKPDAIGFKLVPLTSLLKGVSGLGFLSHAINLYLRYKPPVEDLRYFLDFQHHRSWAPVLSDLPLALCSNRQGASQALHFSLVGSKLHVNSNQVIIPNLPVTGMRLHLEGKKNNRLGLHLQHLANTPTFIKGRRDKPPIWRGSETVSDERYHEPVQRRMFAHVCTAPVKYDPNWCSAHRRTAYIVSGVQLHVRAHDSTTVLHLRLLYTELAGYAVVQSKWAHNTGRLSGKGGFLSKSLGVAASSGAAERDRQEPARVNVDSGVFAGGPPVPVGDQKLLKFVDTSQVTMGPQDSPGHWLVTGAKLDAEKGKISLHVKFSLLAPVS, encoded by the exons ATGCATCGGCAGCTCCAAATCGGCCATCGCAGTCGCTGGCCGTTTCCAGGCAGCACGAGCCAAGCCACGAGAGACGGACAATTGGATGCACCACATGCGCTTGACGCCTTGAGAAACCGCCGTCCATTGATCCGGTCCATTTTCATTGCGCGCCTAGCAGCAAGGTTTGTTGATTGGTTCATGGTGGGACGAGCGATGGCCAGGGCCAGGGCGGTGACCGGCGGCAGcgaggagatggcggcggcggtggcgagcgcGGTGAGCTGCCTCGGCACGGGGGTCGACATGGCGGGCGACCTGCGGCTGAAGCACTGCAAGGCTGCGGAAGGATGCCTCGTCGCCAGGAGCGGCGGAAAGGCGGCGGCGGTCCCCGTGCCGGGGATCGGCGCGGTGACCGACGTGCCGGCGGACGTCATGTGCGGCAAGGGCAACCGGGTCAGGATCAGGTCCGACGTCCTCGAGTTCAACAAG ATGACGGAGCTGTTCAACGGCCGGAGCTCGGTGGCGGGGAAGATCCCGTCGGGGCTTTTCAACGCGTGCTTCGGCCTGGACGGCGGCTCCTGGGCGCAGGACGCCTCCAGCACCAAGTGCCTGGCGCTCGACGGCTACTTCATCTCCCTCCTCGACCTCCGCCTCGACTGCCGGCCGCTCGCGCTCGCCGACCGCGTCGTCGCCGACGTGCCCGCCACCTGGGACCCGTCAGCCATAGCAAG TTTCATCCAGAAGTACGGGACGCATATCGTCGTCGGGGTGAGCATGGGCGGCCAGGATGTGGTCTACGTGAAGCAGGACAAGTCGTCGCTGCTACCGGAGTCCGAGATCAAGGAGCACCTAGAGAAGCTAGGCGACCAGCTCTTCACCGGGACATGTCCCATGCCTCCTTCACACTGCAAGTCCAGAGATAACAAGACCAAG GTCCCTGAGGCCTTCAACGTGTTTGATGCCCAGTTAACACAGCCTAGGGTCGAAGGAATGACTAGTCAAGTCGCATGCAAAGAG GGTGTGACGGTGATACACTCCAAGAGGGGAGGGGACACGGCGGCGAGGAGCCACGCCGAGTGGCTGCTCACGGTGCCGGCAAAGCCGGATGCGATCGGCTTCAAGCTTGTGCCACTGACATCCCTTCTCAAGGGAGTGTCGGGCCTGGGCTTCCTCTCTCATGCCATAAACCTCTACCTGAGAT ACAAACCTCCAGTAGAAGATTTGAGGTACTTCCTTGACTTCCAGCACCACAGGTCGTGGGCCCCTGTGCTCAGTGACCTACCACTCGCTCTATGTTCGAACCGTCAGGGCGCGAGCCAAGCCTTGCACTTCAGCCTTGTGGGATCAAAGCTCCATGTCAACTCAAACCAG GTTATCATTCCAAACTTGCCGGTCACCGGGATGAGACTGCATCTAGAGGGCAAGAAGAACAACAG GCTAGGCCTCCACCTGCAGCATCTAGCGAACACCCCAACATTCATCAAGGGACGTCGAGACAAGCCGCCGATATGGCGCGGGTCGGAGACGGTCTCCGACGAGCGGTACCACGAGCCGGTGCAGCGGAGGATGTTCGCCCACGTCTGCACCGCGCCGGTGAAGTACGACCCCAACTGGTGCAGCGCGCACCGGCGGACCGCGTACATCGTGTCCGGCGTGCAGCTGCACGTCAGGGCCCACGACTCGACCACCGTGCTGCACCTCAGGCTCCTGTACACCGAGCTGGCAGGGTACGCCGTGGTGCAGTCCAAATGGGCGCACAACACGGGGAGGCTTTCGGGTAAAGGGGGCTTCCTGTCGAAGTCGTTAGGGGTGGCGGCGTCTTCGGGCGCCGCTGAGAGAGACCGGCAGGAACCGGCGAGAGTCAACGTCGACTCGGGCGTGTTCGCCGGAgggccgccggtgcccgtcggcgaCCAGAAGCTGCTCAAGTTTGTTGACACGTCTCAGGTTACCATGGGGCCGCAGGACTCCCCTGGACACTGGCTGGTCACAGGTGCAAAGCTTGATGCCGAGAAGGGGAAGATCTCACTCCATGTCAAGTTCTCACTGCTGGCTCCagtttcttga
- the LOC123164165 gene encoding microtubule-associated protein 70-3: MADGGEEGNAAAPRGFSRRRGTVRASLDADELMALMHGSDPVRVELTRLENELRDKERELGEAHTEMRALRLSERAREKAVEELTDELERMDEKLKLTEYHLDNKNLEVKKINDEKKAAMAAQFAAEATLRRVHAAQKDDDMPPIEAILAPLEAELKLSRQEIAKLQEDNRALDRLTKQKEAALLEAERTVQIAMAKAAMVDDLQNKNQDLMKQIEICHEENKILDKLHRQKVAEVEKLSQTVRELEESVLAGGAAANAVRDYQRKVQEMNDERKTLDRELARAKVTANRVAVVVANEWKDSNDKVMPVKQWLEERRFMQGEMQQLRDKLAVAERTARSEAQLKEKYQLRLKVLEDGLRGPPSGSSRPPTEGKSFSNGPSRRLSLGGADNMSKVSPNGLLTRRSPSFHSRSSLSSSSSLILKHAKGTSKSFDGGTRSLDRGKVHGNGSHLLNKSTDAVKDREANDGWKGTVDEGTNESPNSNADQRSNETTNSNSIEMVSGFLYNMLQKEVVSLRKACHEKDQSLKDKDDAIEMLAKKVDTLTKAMEVEAKKMRREVAAMEKEVAAMRVDKDQEIKARRLGNSKGSGSSQLLPGRSAPRSGLARNFQ, translated from the exons ATggccgacggcggcgaggaggggaaTGCGGCGGCGCCCAGGGGCTTCTCGCGGCGGAGGGGCACGGTGCGGGCCAGCCTCGACGCCGACGAGCTCATGGCGCTCATGCACGGCTCGGATCCCGTCCGGGTCGAGCTCACCCGCCTTGAGAACGAGCTCAGGG ACAAGGAgcgggagctcggggaggcgcacACGGAGATGCGGGCGCTGCGGCTGTCCGAGAGGGCGCGGGAGAAGGCCGTGGAGGAG CTTACAGATGAGCTGGAGAGGATGGACGAGAAGCTCAAGTTGACAGAATATCACCTAGATAACAAA AATCTAGAAGTCAAGAAGATAAATGATGAGAAAAAGGCTGCAATGGCTGCTCAGTTTGCGGCAGAAGCTACTTTGCGAAGAGTGCATGCAGCTCAAAAGGATGATGACATGCCACCAATTGAAGCCATTCTTGCTCCACTTGAAGCAGAGCTAAAGCTATCTCGGCAAGAG ATTGCAAAGCTCCAGGAGGATAATAGAGCCTTGGATCGACTAACAAAACAAAAAGAGGCAGCACTACTGGAAGCAGAAAGGACTGTGCAAATAGCAATGGCAAAAGCTGCTATGGTTGATGACTTGCAAAACAAGAACCAAGATTTGATGAAGCAAATTGAGATCTGTCAT GAAGAAAATAAGATATTGGATAAGTTGCATCGCCAAAAGGTTGCAGAAGTTGAAAAGCTTAGTCAAACTGTGAGGGAGCTGGAAGAGTCTGTTCTTGCAGGTGGTGCAGCTGCCAATGCTGTTAGAGATTACCAGCGCAAAGTGCAGGAGATGAAT GACGAAAGAAAAACACTTGACCGTGAACTTGCTCGTGCGAAAGTTACAGCAAATAGGGTTGCTGTGGTGGTAGCAAATGAGTGGAAAGATTCTAATGATAAAGTGATGCCAGTTAAACAGTGGCTTGAAGAGCGCAGATTCATGCAG GGTGAAATGCAACAACTTCGTGATAAGCTTGCTGTTGCAGAACGAACAGCACGGTCTGAAGCTCAACTAAAG GAAAAATACCAGTTGCGCCTGAAAGTTTTGGAAGATGGACTGCGAGGGCCACCAAGTGGCTCTAGTCGACCGCCTACTGAAGGGAAGAGTTTCAGCAATGGTCCTTCCCGCCGGTTATCACTCGGCGGAGCAGATAATATGTCTAAAGTCTCACCAAATGGCTTATTAACAAGGAGATCTCCATCTTTCCATTCAAGATCCTCTCTTTCTTCTAGCAGCAGCTTGATACTAAAACACGCTAAAGGAACTTCAAAGTCATTTGATGGTGGAACTAGGTCACTAGACAGGGGAAAGGTCCATGGGAATGGATCACATTTACTTAACAAATCTACAGACGCAGTTAAAGATCGTGAAGCGAATGATGGTTGGAAAGGGACTGTGGATGAGGGAACTAATGAAAGTCCAAATAGCAATGCAGATCAGAGAAGTAATGAAACCACAAATAGCAACTCAATTGAAATGGTCTCTGGTTTCCTGTATAATATGTTGCAGAAGGAGGTGGTTTCTTTGAGGAAAGCATGCCACGAAAAAGATCAAAGTCTAAAGGACAAAGATGATGCCATTGAA ATGTTAGCAAAGAAAGTTGATACCTTAACCAAAGCAATGGAAGTGGAGGCTAAAAAGATGAGGCGAGAGGTTGCTGCCATGGAGAAAGAAGTTGCAGCTATGCGTGTCGATAAGGACCAAGAAATCAAAGCCAGGCGGCTTGGTAACTCAAAAGGGTCTGGGAGTTCTCAACTGCTTCCTGGAAG AAGCGCACCACGAAGTGGGTTGGCACGCAACTTCCAATGA